ATTCCCGCGAGGGCAAGGTGGAGCATGTCGACAACCGGCTCGACGTCGTGTCCGGCACGATCCGGGTGCGCGCACGCTTCGACAATCCCGACGGGATGCTGGTCCCCGGCCTTTACGCCCGCGTCAAGGTCGGCGGCGGCGCGCCGAAGGAGTCGCTGCTGGTGGACGAGCGCGCCATCGGCACCGACCAGGACAAGAAGTTCGTCCTCGCCGTCACGGCCGACGACACCGTGGAATACCGCCAGGTGAAGCTCGGCACCCTGCAGGACGGTCTGCGCGTGGTGACGACGGGGCTCGCCGCCGGCGACCGCGTGATCGTCAACGGCCTGCAGCACGCCCGTCCCGGCACCCGCATCCGCCCGAAGATGGTCGCCATGGGCGCCGACCGGCCCCGCACGCAGACGGTTTCCGTCGCCGCCTCCGGTCCCTGACGACACCGCCCACCCGCGAGATCCGTCATGAACATCTCAAAGTTCTTCATCGACCGGCCGATCTTCGCCGGCGTGCTGTCGGTCGCCCTGTTCCTCGCCGGGCTGATCGCGCTGTTCCGGCTGCCCATCTCGGAATATCCCGAGGTGGTGCCGCCCTCCGTCGTCGTGCGCGCCCAGTTCCCCGGCGCCAACCCCAAGGTCATCGCCGAGACCGTCGCCTCGCCGCTGGAAGAGCAGATCAACGGCGTCGAGAACATGCTCTACATGCAGTCGCAGGCGAACAGCGACGGCAACATGGCGCTGACCGTCACCTTCCGGCTCGGCACCGATCCGGACAAGGCGCAGCAGCTCGTGCAGAACCGGGTGGCGCAGGCCCTGCCGCGCCTGCCGCAGGACGTGCAGCGGCTGGGCGTCACCACGGTGAAGAGCTCGCCGACCCTGACCATGGTCGTGCACATCCTGTCGCCCAACGACCGGTACGACATGACCTACCTGCGCAACTACGCGCTGCTCAACGTCAAGGACCGGCTGACCCGCGTCGCCGGCGTCGGCGAGGTGCAGATCTGGGGCGCCGGCGACTATGCCATGCGCGTCTGGCTCGACCCGCAGAAGGTGGCGCAGCGCGGGCTGACCGCCGGCGACGTGGTGGCGGCGATCCGCGAGCAGAACATCCAGGTGGCGGCCGGCGTCATCGGCGCCTCGCCGACGCTGCCCGACGTGCCGCTGCAACTCTCCATCAACGCGCAGGGACGGCTGAAGACGCCGGAGGAGTTCGCCGGCATCGTGCTGAAGACCGGGGCCGACGGCGGCGTCACCTATCTGCGCGACGTGGCGCGGGTGGAGCTGGCCGCCGCCCAGTACGGCCTGCGCTCGCTGCTGAACAACAAGCCGGCGGTGGCGCTCGGCATCAACCAGACGCCGGACGCCAACGCGCTCTCCATCTCCGACGAGGTGCGGCGCGTCATGGCGGAGTTGAAGGCCGACATGCCGGAAGGCGTCGACTATTCCATCGTCTACGACCCGACCCAGTTCGTGCGGTCGAGCATCGAGGCCGTCATCCACACGCTGCTGGAGGCCATCGCGCTGGTCGTCCTGGTGGTCATCGTCTTCCTGCAGACCTGGCGCGCCTCGATCATCCCGCTGCTGGCGGTGCCGGTGTCGATCGTCGGCACCTTCTCGCTGATGCTGGCCTTCGGCTATTCGATCAACGCGCTGTCGCTGTTCGGCATGGTGCTGGCCATCGGCATCGTGGTCGACGACGCCATCGTCGTGGTGGAGAATGTCGAGCGCAACATCTCCGCCGGCCTGTCCGCCCGCGACGCCACCTACAAGGCGATGCAGGAGGTCAGCGGCCCGATCATCGCCATCGCGCTGACGCTGGTCGCCGTCTTCGTCCCGCTGGCCGCCATGCCCGGCCTGTCGGGCGAGTTCTACAACCAGTTCGCGATGACCATCGCGATCTCCACCGTCATCTCGGCCTTCAACTCGCTGACCCTGTCGCCGGCGCTGTCCGCCATCCTGCTGCGCGGCCACGACCAGCCGCAGGACCGGCTGACCCGCGTCATGAACCGGGTCTTCGGCGGCTTCTTCCGCCTGTTCAACCGCGTCTTCCACCGTGCCTCCGAAGGCTACGGCCGCGGCGTCGGCGGGGTGGTGCGGCGCAAGGGCGTGATGATGCTGCTCTATGTCGGGCTGATCGGGCTGACCGTCCTGCTCGGCCGCGCGGTGCCCACCGGCTTCGTTCCCCTGCAGGACAAGGAATATCTCATCAGCTTCGCCCAGCTTCCGACCGGCGCCTCGCTCGACCGGACGGAGGCGGTGATCCGCGAGATGACCGACATCGCGCTCGCCCGCCCCGGCGTCGAGAGCGCGGTGGCCTTCCCCGGCCTGTCGGTCAACGGCTTCACCAACAGCTCCAGCGCCGGCATCGTCTTCGTCACGCTGAAGCCCTTCGCCGAGCGCAAGGATCCCGCCCTGTCGGCCAACGCCATCGCCGGCGACCTGCAGAAGCGCTATGCCGGGCTGAAGGAGGCCTTCGTCGCCATCTTCCCGCCGCCGCCGGTGATGGGTCTCGGCACGCTGGGCGGCTTCAAGATGCAGATCGAGGACCGCGGGTCGCTGGGCTACGAGGCGCTGAACGCCGCCGTCGGCGCCTTCGTCGCCCGGGCAAGGCAGACGCCGGAGCTGGGGCCGACCTTCTCCAGCTACCAGATCAACGTGCCGCAGCTCGACGTCAACCTCGACCGCGTGAAGGCCAAGCAGCTCGGCGTCTCGGTCGGCGAGGTGTTCGAGACGATGCAGGTCTATCTCGGCTCGCTCTACGTCAACGACTTCAACGCCTTCGGCCGCGTCTACCAGGTGCGGGTGCAGGCCGACGCCCCCTTCCGCGCCCAGGCCGACGACATCGGCCAGTTGAAGACCCGCAACGACAGGGGGACCATGGTCCCGCTCTCCTCGCTGGTCACCGTCAACCAGAGCTACGGGCCGGAGATGGTGGTCCGCTACAACGGCTACACCGCCGCCGACATCAACGGCGGCCCGGCGCCGGGCTTCTCGTCCGGCCAGGCGGAGGCGGCGGCCGAGCGCATCGCGGCCGAGGTGCTGCCGCGCGGCGTGAAGTTCGAGTGGACCGACCTGACCTACCAGCAGATCCTCGCCGGCAACACCGCGCTGTGGGTGTTCCCGATCAGCGTGCTGCTGGTCTTCCTGGTGCTGGCGGCCCAGTACGAGAGCCTGACGCTGCCGCTCGCCATCCTGCTGATCGTGCCGATGAGCCTGATGTCGGCGCTGGGCGGCGTCTGGCTGACCGGGGGCGACAACAACATCTTCACCCAGATCGGCTTCATGGTGCTGGTCGGCCTGTCGGCGAAGAACGCCATCCTGATCGTCGAGTTCGCCCGCGAGCTGGAGCTTCAGGGCCGCAGCGTCGTCCAGGCCGCCATCGAGGCCAGCCGCCTGCGGCTGCGTCCCATCCTGATGACCTCCATCGCCTTCATCATGGGCGTGGTGCCGCTGGTCGTCTCGACCGGGGCGGGGGCCGAGATGCGGCACGCCATGGGTGTGGCGGTCTTCTTCGGCATGCTGGGCGTCACCCTGTTCGGGCTGGTGCTGACCCCGGTGTTCTACGTGCTGCTGCGCCGGCTGGCCGGGGCGGGGCGGCGCTCCTCCGCGGTTCCCGGCGACGGGCACATGGCCGCCGCCGCGGGCGACTGAGCGGCCGGTCCGGAACCTTCCTCAGGCTTGCGGGGTTGAGCCGGCATCCCCGCAAGCCGGCCCTCATGTCTGAAGGATCCCCCATGGCCCGCAGCTCCATCCGCCCCCTGGCGATCGTCACCGGCGCGTCCAGCGGCATCGGCCGCGAGCTTGCCAGGCTCTGCGTCGGGAACGGCTTCGACCTCGTCATCGCCGCCGACACGCCCGACATCGAGGAGGCCGCGCGCGAGTTGCGCGCCTCCGGCGCCTCGGTCGATGCCGTCCAGGCCGACCTCGCCACGCTGGACGGCGTCGATACCCTGTGGGCGGCGGTGAAGGGCCGGCCGGTCGACGCGCTGCTCGCCAACGCCGGACACGGGCTCGGCCACGGCTTCCTCGATCAGGACTTCGCCGAGGTCCGCCACGTCATCGACACCAACGTCACCGGCACCCTCTACCTGATCCGGAAGGCCGGGCGCGGCATGCGCGAGCGCGGGCAGGGCCGCATCCTCATCACCGGCTCGGTCGCCGGCTTCATGCCCGGCAGCTTCCAGGCGGTCTACAACGGCACCAAGGCCTTCATCGATTCCTTCTCCTTCGCCCTGCGCGAGGAGCTGAAGGACAGCGGCGTCACCGTCACCTGCCTGATGCCCGGCCCGACCGATACCGAGTTCTTCGAGCGCGCCGACATGACGGACACCGCCGTCGGCCAGGGGAAGAAGGACGACCCGGCGATGGTCGCGCAGACCGGCTTCGACGCCATGATGCGCGGCGACGGCGACGTGGTCGCCGGCTGGAAGAACAAGCTGCAGACCGCGATGGCGACGGTCACCCCCTCGGGCGTGCTCGCCGCCCAGCACCGCAAGATGGCCGAGCCCGGCTCCGGCACCCACTGACCCGTGCGCCTGCGGACGGGCGGGGCAGGGCTGCCGTTTGCGCGCGTAGGGCAGCCATGCCCGAGGGCCGGTTGACACCCCCGGGTCCGCCGGGCAGGACTCAAGGACACTGTTCGTCCTGATCGGTCCGCCTGACCGCCTCCGTCCCCCGGCGCGGCGCAGGCCTTCCGGAGCGCGCCACGGGCACGGCGCCTCGCGGACGGACCGGAAACCCTGCGGAGATCTCGGGTGCAGACTGTCCAGACCGGGCCGGCCCGGCACCATTGGCTCGGCGTCGCCGCGGCGGCGGCCGGCGTGTTCACGCTGGTGACCAGCGAGATGCTGCCGGTCGGGATCCTGCCGGCCGTCGCGGCGGAGATGGGGGTGACCGACGGGACGGTCGGCCTGATGGTCACCGCCCCCGGCCTCGTCGCCGCCGCCGCCTCGCCGCTGCTGATGCTGGCGATCGGCCGGCTCGACCGCCGCCTCTACCTCTGCCTGCTGATGGCCCTGCTGACCGTCGCCAACCTCGTCACCGCGGCGGCCCCCGGCTTCGCGGTGCTGCTCGGCGCGCGGCTCCTGGTCGGGCTCAGCATCGGCGGATTCTGGGCGCTCGCCGGCAGCCTCGCCCCGCGCCTCGTCCCGCCGGAATCGGTGGGGCGGGCGATGGCGCTGATCTTCGGCGGCGTCGCCGCGGCCTCGGTTCTCGGCGTGCCGGCGGGCACCCTGCTGGGCGAGCTGGCCGGCTGGCGGCTGACCTTCGTCGCGGCGGCGGTCCTCGCGGCCGTGGTGCTGGCCGGGCTCGCCCTGTCGCTGCCGCGGCTGCCGGCGACCCAGCCGGTGCGGCTGGCGAGCCTGCCGGCGGTCCTGCGCATCGAGGGGGTGCGGGTCGGCATCCTGTCCACCGCCCTGCTGGTGACCGGCCACTTCGCCGCCTACACCTTCGTCAACCCGATCCTGCAGCAGCTTTCCGGCATCGACGCCGGCCTGGTCGGCCCGCTTCTGCTGGTCTACGGCGTCGCCGGCATCGTCGGCAACGCGGTCGCCGGCGGGACCGCCGCGCGGGACGTGCGCCGGACGCTGATCGTCATCGTCGCCGCACTCTCCGCCACCCTGCTGCTGATGCCGCTGCTCGGCGCCGGCCCGGTCGGCGGTGTGGCCATGCTGGTGCTGTGGGGACTGTCCTATGGCGGCGTCTCGGTCAGCCTGCAGACGCTGATCGTCAAGACCGCCCCGCGGGCGACCGAGGCGGCGTCCTCCCTCTTCGCCGGGACCTTCAACCTGTCGATCGCGCTCGGCGCGCTGATCGGCGGCTGGACGGTCGACGGCGTCGGCCCGGCCAGCGTGCTGTGGCTCGGCGGGGCGTTCGTCCTGCTGACCGCCGCCGTGATGGTGCCCGCCCGGATCGCCGTCCGCGCCTGAGGCCAAGGTGCCCGAGGGCAGGGCAGGGGACCTCCCTAGCAGGCCGGGTCGACGAGCGCCGCGAGCCGCTCCAGCCCGGCCGGCGTGAAGGTCACCACGCGTCCGTCCTCGCGCCGCGCCCAGCCGGCCTCCAGGATGCGCGCCAGGATGGCGGCGCCCAGCGCGCCGCCCAGATGGTCGCGGCGCTCGCTCCAGTCCAGGCAGGCCCGGCACAGCGGCCGGCGCCCCTTCTCCAGCCGCCCCAGGTCGAGCCCGAACCCGGCGAAGACGGCGCGTCCCTTGTCGGTCAGCGCCAGCGCCCTGTCCCCACCGATCACGTCCCCACCGATCACGTCCCCGCCGATCACGTCCCCACCGATCACCTCCCCGGCGATCAGCCCCTGCCGCCGCGCGCCGGCCAGCAGCTCCACCCCGCGCTCCCCGGCGAGATGGTCGTAGCAGACGCGTGCCGAGCGCAGCGCCGCATCCTTCGGGCCCGTCCGCACCCGCGTCGCGCCGGTGCGCTGGGCAAGCCCCATCAGCGCCTCCAGCACCTGCGCCACGTCCGTGCCGGAGAGGCGGAAATAGCGGTGGCGCCCCTGCTTCTCGGCGACCAGCAGCCGGGCGGCCTCCAGCTTGGCGAGGTGGCCGCTGGCGGTCTGCAGGGTGACCCCCGCGACCCCGGCCAGCTCGCTCACGGTCAGCGCCCGGCCGTCCATCAGGGCGGTCAGGATGTTGGCCCGCGCCGGATCGCCGAGCAGGGCGGCGACCGATGCGATGACGGGGCCTTCCTTCATGGATGGTTCGATCGCTTTCATACTTCGACGCTAGCCGAAGCGACGCCGCCGCTCAATCCGCTATCAAGGGGGTGTCCATCCCCATCGGAGACCGTCTCCCCATGATCACCTGCTTCATCCGCTGCGAGATCGATCCGTTCAAGGTCGCCGCCTTCGACACCTGCGCCCGCAACCGGGGCCTCGCGTCCGCCCCCATGCACGGAGCTTGAGCGAGCCATGATCGCGGTGATCTTCGAAGTCCGGCCGGCCGAGGGCGAGACCGGGCACTATCTCGACCTCGCCGCGGCCCTGCGCGACGAGCTGTCCGGCATCGACGGCTTCCTGTCGATCGAGCGCTTCCAGAGCCTGACCGATCCGGGCAAGCTGCTGTCGCTCTCCTTCTGGCGCGACGAGGAGGCGGTCCGGCAGTGGCGGACCCGCGCCTCCCACCGCGCGACGCAGGCCAAGGGGCGCGGCGGGGTCTTCGCCGACTACCGCCTGCGCGTCGCCACCGTCATCCGCGACTACGGCCTGCACGACCGCGCCGAGGCCCCGCCGACAGCCGGGACGTTCACGGGACCGGATCCGGGGCGGGGACGACCTGATCCTCGACTTCACCCGCGGGGAGGACGTGAGCCGCTCGTCCGGGCGGCTCCCCGACGGGGCGTCAGGTCAGCCGTCCCTCGAAGAATCCGTATTGGATATAGTGCCTGGTGGCGGCGGCCGTGTCGTTGCCGAAGGCGGCCTTGAGGTCGGCATATCTGTCGAGATAATGCTGTGCGTCGAAGGTGATTCCCCGCCCCTCGCGCAGGCCGTAGGACAGGTAATGATGGGCCGCGGCCTCGGCATCGGTTCCGAAGGCTCCGATCAGGTCGCTGTAGGAGGCGGTATAGCTCAGGGCGTCGAAGATGATGCCGCGCCCCTCGTCGCGGCCGTATTCGAGATAATGGTGGACCGCGGCCGCGCCGTCGCTGCCGAAGGCGGCCCGCAGGTCGCTGTAGGAGGCCAGATAGGCCCAGGGGTTGAACCGGCTCTGCTCGATCGGCACCGCCGGTCCCGCCCCGATCCGCACCCGCTCGATGCCCGACAGCACGTCCTCTCCGTCGGGGCCGAAGGCGCGTTCGGTGCCGTCGATGTCACGCCAGACGATGGTGCCGGCGGCGAACACCGCCGTGTCCTCGCCGGCTCCGCCGATCAGCGTGTCGTTGCCCAATCCGCCGGTGATGATGTCCTCGATGCCGGTGCCCTGCAGGATCTCCGCCGCCGCCGTGCCGTTCACGACCGCGGCTTCCAGGTTGCGCCCCTGGGCGTAGCCTTCCAGAATGAACTGTCGGGTGGCCGCAACCGTGTCGTCGCCGAAGGCGGCCTTCAGATCGGCATATTTGTCGAGATAACGGTGCGCGTCGAAGACGATGCCCCGCCCTTCGCTGCGGCCATGTTCGAGATAGTGCCGGGCTGCGGCATCGACGTTGGTTCCGAAAGCTCCGATCAGGTCGCTGTAGGAGGCGGTATAGCTCAGGGTGTCGAAGATGATGCCGCGTCCCTCGTCGCGGCCGTATTCGAGATAATGGCGGACCGCGGCCGCGCCGTCGCTGCCGAAGGCGGCCCGCAGGTCGCTGTAGGAGGCCAGATAGGCCCAGGGGTTGAACCGGCTCTGCTCGATCGGCACCGCCGCTCCCGCCCCGATCCGCACCCGCTCGATGCCCGACAGCACGTCCTCTCCGTCGGGGCCGAAGGCGCGTTCGGTGCCGTCGATGTCACGCCAGACGATGGTGCCGGCGGCGAACACCGCCGTGTCCTCGCCGGCTCCGCCGATCAGCGTGTCGTTGCCCAATCCGCCGGTCAGCGTGTCGTTGCCGTCGCCGCCGCTCAGGCTGTCATTGCCGCTGCCGCCGGCGATCGCGTTGGCCAGGCTGTTGCCGGTGCCGGTGAAGGCGCCCGAGCCGAAGTAGGCCAGGTTCTCGAGGTTGGAGGTCTCGCCCAGCGTGTAGCCGCTCAGTGACGTGCGCACCGTGTCGATACCGCCATTCGCGATCTCGACGACGATATCGGCGCTGCTGTCCACGATGTAGACGTCGTCGCCGACGCCGCCGATCAGACTGTCGTTGCCCGCGCCGCCGTCCAGAGTATCGTTGCCTGCGCCGCCGCTCAGGTTGTCATTGCCGCTGCCGCCGGCGATCGCGTTGGCCAGGCTGTTGCCGGTGCCGGTGAAGGCGCCCGAGCCGATGAAGGCCAGGTTCTCGAGGTTGGAGGTCTCGCCCAGCGTGTAGCTGCCGAGCGACGTGCGCACCGTGTCGATACCGCCGTTCGCCGTCTCGACGACGATATCGGCGCTGCTGTCCACGATGTAGACGTCGTCGCCGGCGCCGCCGATCAGACTGTCGTTGCCCGCACCGCCGTCCAGCGTGTCGTTGCCCAATCCGCCGGTCAGCGTGTCGTTGCCCGCACCGCCGCTCAGGCTGTCATTGCCGCTGCCGCCGGCGATCGCGTTGGCCAGGCTGTTGCCGGTGCCGGTGAAGGCGCCCGAGCCGATGAAGGCCAGGTTCTCGAGGTTGGAGGTCTCGCCCAGCGTGTAGCTGCCGAGCGATGTGCACACCGTGTCGATACCGCCGTTCGCGATCTCGACGACGATATCGGCGCTGCTGTCCACGATGTAGACGTCGTCGCCGGCGCCGCCGATCAGACTGTCGTTGCCCGCGCCGCCGTCCAGCGTGTCGTTGCCGGCTCCGCCCGACAGCGTGTCGCTGAGCACGCCACCGGTGATCGCGTTGGCCAGGCTGTTGCCGGTGCCGGTGAAGGCGCCCGAGCCGATGAAGGCCAGGTTCTCGAGGTTGGAGGTCTCGCCCAGTGTGTAGCTGCTCAGCGACGTGCGCACCGTGTCGTTGCCGCCGTTCGCCATCTCGATGATGGTATCGGCGCTGCTGTCCACGATGTAGACGTCGTCACCGGCGCCGCCGACCAGCGTATCGCTGCCCTCCCTGCCGTCCAGCGTGTCGTTCCCGTCCCTGCCTTCCAGGCGATTGGCCAGGTCGTTGCCCGTGCCGGTGAATGCGCTCCCGCCGGTGTAGATCAGGGTCTCCACCCAAGGCGTGAGTTTGTAGCTGTCCAGTGAGGTGCGCACTGTATCATTGCCCCCGCCTCCCACTTCGTTGACGATATCGTTGACATTGTCTACGACGTATATGTCGTCACCCGCTCCGCCATCGAAACTGTCGCCGCCGGTCCCACCGTCCAGGCTGTCGTTGCCCGTGCCGCCGTCCAGCATATCGTTCCCGTCACCACCCAGCAGGACATCGTTGCCGTCGCCACCAATCAGGTTGTCGCTTCCGCCGGCGCCCAACAACGTGTCGTTGCCGCTTCCGCCGGTGAGCGTGTCGTTCCCGTCACCACCGGTGATCACGTTGGCCAAGCTGTTGCCGGTGCCGTTGAAGGCGCCGGAACCGATGAACGTCAGCTGCTCCAGATTGTTGCTCAGGCTGTAATTGGCGACGCGGGCCCGCACCTCATCGAAACCCGAATTGACCTGCTCGAAGACCACATCGGCAACGTCATCGACATAGTACACGTCATCACCGGCCCCACCCGACAGCGTGTCGATCCCCCCACCGCCGTCCAGCGTATCATTGCCACTCCCGGAGGTGATGACATTGTTCTTCAGGTTCCCGGTGCCGATGAAGGTTACAATGTCGGTACCGGCGTATGTCAGATTCTCAACCTCTTCCTTGTCTGCCAACGTGTATTCGGTCAGGGAGGTGCGTATCTCGTCAATGCCTTCCCCCGCCTTCTCGATGATGCGGATGTTTTTATCACTGATGATATAGAGGTCGTCGCCGCCACCACCGGCCAACGTCGATCCTTCCGGGCCCCAGAGGCGATTGTTCAACGCGTTGCCGATGCCGGTGAATGGGCCGTTGCCGGTGTAGGTCAGCTTCTCCACGCCGTCGGGAAGAGTATAGGTGGAGAGGGTGGTGTACACCTCGTCGATGCCGGCCCCGGCGGCCTCGACAATGGTCACGCCTTCGCCATACACCATGTAGATGTCGTTGCCGTTGCCCCCTTCGAGCGTGTCCTCCCCCTTCGCGCCCTCCAGCGTGTCGTTGCCATCCTTTCCCTTGATATGATTGGCCAACGCATTGCCGGTCCCGCGGAACGCTCCCGGACCGGTGTAGGTCAGGTTCTCCACGTCGGGGGTGCTTGCCAAGCTGTAGCTGCTGAGGCTGGTGCGCACCTCATCGATGCCTTCGCCGGCCAGCTCCGTGATGCGGTCGCTGTTGCTGTCGACGATGTAGACGTCGTTTCCCGCGCCACCAACCATGGAGTCGTCGCCGGAACCGCCATCCAGGATGTCGTCGCCGTCGCCGCCGATCAGCGTATCGTTGCCCGCGAAGCCGTACAGCGCGTCGTTGCCCGTCAGGCCCTCCAGCAGATCGTTGCCACTGGTACCGTACAGCGTGTCGTTGCCCGGAGTGCCCAACATGAGAATTCCCTTTTTGGAGAGTAGCGGGTCGCCGCACCCGTTCCATAACAGTCATCAGGCTGTTTTTCAACCAAGGGCTTTTCTCTCCGGAGGGTCTTGCCGAATGTGTTCAGGACATGCGTACGCAACAACCAAAACGAGATTCAATTAGCAAATAACAAAATTTGATTCTGCATTCAACAAAAATGATAAATGATTGCTCATCATGCTGATAAAGCGCAGTATAACTCGTACTAATGGCGTCCAAAAACCTACCTTGAATACTGTAATTATATTCATCAGGACCACACGATGCGGTCCTTTCGAGGCCATACGGGATGCGGCAGCGCCTTTGGACGAAATGGCGCGGTAAGGGCGGGGGAGGCGCGTCGGAGTCACGCCGGCCCGCCGCGCCGTCGCAACCGTGGCGGAAGGCCGACACTTCCATATTACGCCGGACTGACATTTTGACATTGCGCCTACAGGCAAAAACGGCATAAGGAGCCTTATGGAAATTATCTCGCCGCCGCACCGTCGCCGGGGCCGTCGCGGCGCGGCTCCGCCCGGACTGCCGCGGCTCTTGCCGCACCGGCCGATCGGCGGGAGGATGGGTGCGGACCCGACCGCGCGGGGGCGAGTGCTTTCCATGACGACACCTCTCTTCGGCCGCACCCTGCGGCGGCTGCGCGTCCTGCGCGGCATGAAGCAGGCGCATCTGGCGGACCTGCTCGGCGTCACCCAGGCCACCGTCTCGCGCTGGGAGCGCGGCGACCTCGCCATGACGCCGGCCCAGGCCGCGGCGGCGGAACGGCGGCTGGTGAGCGCGCCGGATCCGGCGCAGGACGCGGCGCTCAGGCGGCTGGTCGAAAGCTCCGGCCTCAAGGTCCATCTGATCTGCGACCGCACGCACCGGCTGCTCGCCGC
Above is a genomic segment from Azospirillum thermophilum containing:
- a CDS encoding efflux RND transporter permease subunit: MNISKFFIDRPIFAGVLSVALFLAGLIALFRLPISEYPEVVPPSVVVRAQFPGANPKVIAETVASPLEEQINGVENMLYMQSQANSDGNMALTVTFRLGTDPDKAQQLVQNRVAQALPRLPQDVQRLGVTTVKSSPTLTMVVHILSPNDRYDMTYLRNYALLNVKDRLTRVAGVGEVQIWGAGDYAMRVWLDPQKVAQRGLTAGDVVAAIREQNIQVAAGVIGASPTLPDVPLQLSINAQGRLKTPEEFAGIVLKTGADGGVTYLRDVARVELAAAQYGLRSLLNNKPAVALGINQTPDANALSISDEVRRVMAELKADMPEGVDYSIVYDPTQFVRSSIEAVIHTLLEAIALVVLVVIVFLQTWRASIIPLLAVPVSIVGTFSLMLAFGYSINALSLFGMVLAIGIVVDDAIVVVENVERNISAGLSARDATYKAMQEVSGPIIAIALTLVAVFVPLAAMPGLSGEFYNQFAMTIAISTVISAFNSLTLSPALSAILLRGHDQPQDRLTRVMNRVFGGFFRLFNRVFHRASEGYGRGVGGVVRRKGVMMLLYVGLIGLTVLLGRAVPTGFVPLQDKEYLISFAQLPTGASLDRTEAVIREMTDIALARPGVESAVAFPGLSVNGFTNSSSAGIVFVTLKPFAERKDPALSANAIAGDLQKRYAGLKEAFVAIFPPPPVMGLGTLGGFKMQIEDRGSLGYEALNAAVGAFVARARQTPELGPTFSSYQINVPQLDVNLDRVKAKQLGVSVGEVFETMQVYLGSLYVNDFNAFGRVYQVRVQADAPFRAQADDIGQLKTRNDRGTMVPLSSLVTVNQSYGPEMVVRYNGYTAADINGGPAPGFSSGQAEAAAERIAAEVLPRGVKFEWTDLTYQQILAGNTALWVFPISVLLVFLVLAAQYESLTLPLAILLIVPMSLMSALGGVWLTGGDNNIFTQIGFMVLVGLSAKNAILIVEFARELELQGRSVVQAAIEASRLRLRPILMTSIAFIMGVVPLVVSTGAGAEMRHAMGVAVFFGMLGVTLFGLVLTPVFYVLLRRLAGAGRRSSAVPGDGHMAAAAGD
- a CDS encoding SDR family NAD(P)-dependent oxidoreductase — its product is MARSSIRPLAIVTGASSGIGRELARLCVGNGFDLVIAADTPDIEEAARELRASGASVDAVQADLATLDGVDTLWAAVKGRPVDALLANAGHGLGHGFLDQDFAEVRHVIDTNVTGTLYLIRKAGRGMRERGQGRILITGSVAGFMPGSFQAVYNGTKAFIDSFSFALREELKDSGVTVTCLMPGPTDTEFFERADMTDTAVGQGKKDDPAMVAQTGFDAMMRGDGDVVAGWKNKLQTAMATVTPSGVLAAQHRKMAEPGSGTH
- a CDS encoding MFS transporter; this encodes MQTVQTGPARHHWLGVAAAAAGVFTLVTSEMLPVGILPAVAAEMGVTDGTVGLMVTAPGLVAAAASPLLMLAIGRLDRRLYLCLLMALLTVANLVTAAAPGFAVLLGARLLVGLSIGGFWALAGSLAPRLVPPESVGRAMALIFGGVAAASVLGVPAGTLLGELAGWRLTFVAAAVLAAVVLAGLALSLPRLPATQPVRLASLPAVLRIEGVRVGILSTALLVTGHFAAYTFVNPILQQLSGIDAGLVGPLLLVYGVAGIVGNAVAGGTAARDVRRTLIVIVAALSATLLLMPLLGAGPVGGVAMLVLWGLSYGGVSVSLQTLIVKTAPRATEAASSLFAGTFNLSIALGALIGGWTVDGVGPASVLWLGGAFVLLTAAVMVPARIAVRA
- a CDS encoding ArsR/SmtB family transcription factor — its product is MKEGPVIASVAALLGDPARANILTALMDGRALTVSELAGVAGVTLQTASGHLAKLEAARLLVAEKQGRHRYFRLSGTDVAQVLEALMGLAQRTGATRVRTGPKDAALRSARVCYDHLAGERGVELLAGARRQGLIAGEVIGGDVIGGDVIGGDVIGGDRALALTDKGRAVFAGFGLDLGRLEKGRRPLCRACLDWSERRDHLGGALGAAILARILEAGWARREDGRVVTFTPAGLERLAALVDPAC
- a CDS encoding beta strand repeat-containing protein encodes the protein MLGTPGNDTLYGTSGNDLLEGLTGNDALYGFAGNDTLIGGDGDDILDGGSGDDSMVGGAGNDVYIVDSNSDRITELAGEGIDEVRTSLSSYSLASTPDVENLTYTGPGAFRGTGNALANHIKGKDGNDTLEGAKGEDTLEGGNGNDIYMVYGEGVTIVEAAGAGIDEVYTTLSTYTLPDGVEKLTYTGNGPFTGIGNALNNRLWGPEGSTLAGGGGDDLYIISDKNIRIIEKAGEGIDEIRTSLTEYTLADKEEVENLTYAGTDIVTFIGTGNLKNNVITSGSGNDTLDGGGGIDTLSGGAGDDVYYVDDVADVVFEQVNSGFDEVRARVANYSLSNNLEQLTFIGSGAFNGTGNSLANVITGGDGNDTLTGGSGNDTLLGAGGSDNLIGGDGNDVLLGGDGNDMLDGGTGNDSLDGGTGGDSFDGGAGDDIYVVDNVNDIVNEVGGGGNDTVRTSLDSYKLTPWVETLIYTGGSAFTGTGNDLANRLEGRDGNDTLDGREGSDTLVGGAGDDVYIVDSSADTIIEMANGGNDTVRTSLSSYTLGETSNLENLAFIGSGAFTGTGNSLANAITGGVLSDTLSGGAGNDTLDGGAGNDSLIGGAGDDVYIVDSSADIVVEIANGGIDTVCTSLGSYTLGETSNLENLAFIGSGAFTGTGNSLANAIAGGSGNDSLSGGAGNDTLTGGLGNDTLDGGAGNDSLIGGAGDDVYIVDSSADIVVETANGGIDTVRTSLGSYTLGETSNLENLAFIGSGAFTGTGNSLANAIAGGSGNDNLSGGAGNDTLDGGAGNDSLIGGVGDDVYIVDSSADIVVEIANGGIDTVRTSLSGYTLGETSNLENLAYFGSGAFTGTGNSLANAIAGGSGNDSLSGGDGNDTLTGGLGNDTLIGGAGEDTAVFAAGTIVWRDIDGTERAFGPDGEDVLSGIERVRIGAGAAVPIEQSRFNPWAYLASYSDLRAAFGSDGAAAVRHYLEYGRDEGRGIIFDTLSYTASYSDLIGAFGTNVDAAARHYLEHGRSEGRGIVFDAHRYLDKYADLKAAFGDDTVAATRQFILEGYAQGRNLEAAVVNGTAAAEILQGTGIEDIITGGLGNDTLIGGAGEDTAVFAAGTIVWRDIDGTERAFGPDGEDVLSGIERVRIGAGPAVPIEQSRFNPWAYLASYSDLRAAFGSDGAAAVHHYLEYGRDEGRGIIFDALSYTASYSDLIGAFGTDAEAAAHHYLSYGLREGRGITFDAQHYLDRYADLKAAFGNDTAAATRHYIQYGFFEGRLT
- a CDS encoding helix-turn-helix transcriptional regulator, translated to MTTPLFGRTLRRLRVLRGMKQAHLADLLGVTQATVSRWERGDLAMTPAQAAAAERRLVSAPDPAQDAALRRLVESSGLKVHLICDRTHRLLAASPARRAEWRGDPADFLGRSLLLFATPEILAEEERLDALGWRDGRLASLAVETGSNGDALLPIRPGRALWERLPLADGSPARLVTTLS